In Paenibacillus sp. FSL R7-0345, a single window of DNA contains:
- a CDS encoding ABC transporter permease subunit, with the protein MQTAMSSNRFLKYWPFYVLAAPGLIYFLLFNYLPMSGLSLAFKDYSPFKGILESPWVGFDNFRQFFGTSDFYMLLKNTLLLSLLNMVIYFPFTIILSLLINEVRLNVFKRFSQTIVYLPHFLSWVVIYGITISFFGPSGVINHYLEQWFGTSASFLVSNEWFRPLVIFQAIWKDAGWGTIIFLAALAGVNPEIYEAAKVDGANRLQNIWHITLPAIKSTIVILLLLRLGSSLDSNFMQIFLMTNSLNLDVSNVFDLYVYRVGLEQFNYSFAITVGMFKSIVSLILVVGANYAARLLGEDGIF; encoded by the coding sequence ATGCAGACAGCGATGAGTTCGAACCGCTTTCTTAAATATTGGCCATTCTATGTACTGGCGGCACCGGGGCTTATATATTTCTTGCTTTTTAATTATTTACCGATGTCCGGTTTGTCATTAGCCTTTAAAGATTATAGTCCCTTCAAAGGCATTTTAGAAAGTCCGTGGGTAGGGTTTGATAATTTCAGACAATTCTTCGGAACATCCGATTTCTATATGCTGTTGAAGAACACATTGCTGCTCAGCTTACTGAATATGGTTATTTATTTTCCATTTACGATTATTTTGTCGCTATTAATCAATGAAGTACGGCTCAATGTATTTAAACGCTTTTCCCAGACCATTGTCTATTTGCCACACTTTTTATCCTGGGTCGTTATTTACGGAATTACGATTTCCTTTTTTGGTCCTTCGGGTGTGATCAATCACTACTTGGAGCAATGGTTTGGTACAAGTGCGAGCTTCCTGGTCAGCAATGAATGGTTCCGGCCACTGGTCATTTTCCAAGCGATTTGGAAGGATGCGGGCTGGGGGACGATTATTTTCTTAGCAGCACTTGCCGGAGTCAATCCGGAGATATATGAAGCGGCAAAGGTGGATGGAGCCAATCGCTTACAGAATATTTGGCACATCACTTTACCGGCGATCAAAAGCACGATTGTGATTTTGCTGCTCCTGCGTTTAGGCTCATCGCTTGATTCGAATTTTATGCAAATATTCTTGATGACGAACAGTCTCAACCTGGACGTTTCCAATGTATTTGATCTGTACGTCTACCGTGTCGGCCTGGAACAGTTTAATTACAGCTTCGCCATTACGGTAGGTATGTTTAAATCTATTGTCAGCTTGATCCTTGTTGTCGGAGCGAATTATGCGGCAAGACTGCTGGGCGAAGATGGCATATTCTAG
- a CDS encoding carbohydrate ABC transporter permease, with product MRVRFTWFDSIIVVFISLISLLVILPFLYIIAVSFSPAAESMSGTFYIWPKSWTLDAYSYLLHANSFMGSIKNSLIITIMGTCISLFVSITLAYAISKKYLPGRRVMLLLIFFTMIFHGGLIPNYLVVKNLGLIDSYWAVVLPAASSAFNILVIRSFFQSLPESLDEAARIDGAGEFRILFSIVLPLSKPIIATFTLFFTVQFWNDFFSSVIYINDTSRWPIQPLLRQMVAIGSSNISAEASVDASLAANLGPNVQNAAILLAMLPIIIVYPFLQKYFAKGAMLGSIKE from the coding sequence ATGAGAGTACGGTTCACCTGGTTTGACAGCATCATTGTTGTGTTCATTAGCTTAATAAGTCTACTGGTAATACTACCTTTTCTTTATATTATTGCAGTATCGTTCAGCCCGGCAGCAGAATCGATGTCAGGAACCTTCTACATTTGGCCGAAGAGCTGGACGCTGGATGCCTACAGCTATCTCCTGCACGCAAACAGCTTTATGGGCTCCATTAAAAACTCACTCATCATCACGATCATGGGAACCTGTATCAGCTTGTTTGTATCCATTACCCTGGCCTATGCAATCTCGAAAAAGTATCTGCCGGGCCGACGGGTAATGCTGCTGCTTATTTTCTTTACGATGATCTTTCATGGCGGATTGATTCCTAACTATCTGGTCGTGAAGAATCTGGGCTTAATCGATTCGTATTGGGCGGTTGTGCTTCCAGCAGCTTCCAGTGCATTTAATATTCTAGTAATCCGCTCGTTTTTCCAGAGCCTCCCGGAGAGCTTGGATGAAGCGGCGCGTATTGACGGTGCTGGCGAGTTCAGAATTTTATTCTCCATTGTACTTCCGTTATCGAAACCGATTATTGCAACCTTTACGCTGTTTTTTACGGTGCAGTTCTGGAATGACTTCTTCTCCTCTGTAATCTATATCAATGACACCTCGCGCTGGCCAATTCAACCGCTGCTCCGGCAGATGGTCGCGATCGGTTCTTCCAATATTTCAGCAGAGGCATCCGTCGATGCCTCACTTGCGGCCAATCTTGGACCCAATGTACAGAATGCAGCGATTCTGCTGGCCATGCTGCCGATTATCATAGTCTATCCGTTCCTGCAAAAGTATTTCGCGAAAGGCGCGATGCTAGGCTCGATTAAAGAGTAA
- a CDS encoding AraC family transcriptional regulator, whose product MLDDILEYVPTAISHEYMQQKQKFLLPSDTYSDWVLFAITEGKFNFRIDETEGTAGFGNIVFCPPGILFEREVVETVSFFFYTFEWRKWSTIVKESLPFPMGPITFIDHDRLISTYTYMKRVSALLNNEQQLQSIEMLFSDLWHQYWLQKKMSEQDYPLRKPSPLMIQAKEWLQQNAYQPVKIKSFSSLVNISPVQLTRQFQSAFGVTPLEFLTSLRIERAKKLLLETYFNLDEIAELCGYENGYYLSRLFSKKVQISPSKYRLMYRI is encoded by the coding sequence ATGCTCGATGATATATTGGAATATGTTCCAACCGCTATTTCACACGAATATATGCAGCAAAAGCAAAAGTTCCTGTTACCATCTGACACCTATTCTGATTGGGTACTTTTTGCAATCACTGAGGGCAAATTTAACTTTCGTATAGATGAAACGGAAGGCACAGCCGGCTTTGGGAATATCGTATTTTGCCCTCCGGGTATCCTTTTCGAGCGCGAAGTGGTTGAGACCGTTTCATTCTTTTTCTATACTTTTGAGTGGAGAAAATGGAGTACTATTGTGAAGGAGTCTCTTCCATTTCCAATGGGTCCCATTACCTTTATAGATCATGATCGCTTGATCTCAACTTATACCTATATGAAGCGAGTGTCAGCGCTACTTAATAATGAGCAGCAACTGCAATCCATAGAAATGTTATTCTCGGATTTATGGCATCAGTATTGGCTGCAAAAAAAAATGAGTGAGCAGGATTACCCCTTACGAAAGCCTTCCCCCTTAATGATTCAGGCTAAAGAATGGCTTCAGCAAAATGCCTATCAGCCTGTCAAAATCAAATCATTTTCTTCACTAGTCAACATTTCACCAGTGCAACTAACCCGCCAGTTTCAATCAGCATTTGGGGTGACACCGCTTGAGTTTTTAACTTCCTTACGTATTGAACGAGCCAAGAAGCTACTTCTTGAAACGTATTTCAACCTGGACGAAATTGCAGAGTTATGTGGGTATGAGAACGGATATTATTTAAGCCGATTGTTTTCGAAGAAGGTTCAGATCAGTCCATCAAAGTATCGGCTTATGTATCGGATTTGA
- a CDS encoding glycoside hydrolase family 88 protein: MSKEFADAVLKRLEPKVDRMLEQIGDKCPHVAREDGIYDNTGSDWWTSGFWPGLLWVMYSVTGKERYKEAAWRWDEEIEQWFVKTNEELHHDVGFQFLMTAVIKHTLTGDKDGLRRGLEAANFLAGRFNPAGGFIRAWNMDKYGWAIIDCMMNISLLYWASRVSGDPRFKHIASIHADTALQHFIRQDGSVNHIVSFDPESGEFLESFGGQGYGPHSAWSRGQAWAIYGMANTYRNTGEIRYLEAAKRVAHYYIASLPEDSVPYWDFRAEQRDGQEEPRDSSAAAIAASGLLEIAKLVPAVEAELYYNKAYRILQSLTEHYGTWDQPNHEAILIKGTGHKPANSNIHVSLIYGDYFYVEAIAKISGWQQCIF; this comes from the coding sequence ATGAGTAAAGAGTTTGCGGATGCAGTGTTAAAGCGCCTTGAGCCAAAGGTAGACCGGATGCTGGAGCAGATCGGCGATAAATGTCCTCATGTTGCAAGGGAAGATGGAATCTATGATAACACGGGCAGTGACTGGTGGACTTCAGGCTTTTGGCCGGGACTATTGTGGGTGATGTATTCTGTCACTGGCAAAGAGCGATACAAAGAAGCTGCATGGCGTTGGGATGAGGAGATCGAGCAATGGTTCGTTAAGACGAATGAAGAGCTGCATCATGATGTAGGTTTTCAATTCTTAATGACTGCCGTCATTAAGCATACGTTAACCGGTGATAAGGATGGCCTGCGCAGAGGGCTCGAAGCCGCTAATTTCTTAGCGGGACGCTTCAATCCGGCTGGAGGCTTCATTCGTGCCTGGAACATGGACAAGTACGGTTGGGCGATCATTGATTGTATGATGAACATCTCTTTATTGTATTGGGCTTCGCGTGTATCAGGCGATCCTAGATTCAAGCATATCGCTTCTATTCATGCCGATACGGCTCTCCAGCATTTCATTCGCCAGGACGGCTCGGTAAATCATATTGTGAGCTTTGATCCGGAGAGCGGAGAGTTTCTCGAATCGTTTGGCGGACAGGGTTATGGGCCGCATTCGGCGTGGAGCAGAGGGCAAGCCTGGGCGATCTACGGTATGGCTAATACCTATCGTAATACAGGAGAGATTCGTTATTTGGAAGCTGCCAAGCGTGTTGCTCATTACTACATAGCATCCCTGCCGGAGGATTCCGTTCCCTATTGGGATTTCCGTGCAGAGCAGCGGGATGGGCAAGAGGAGCCAAGAGACAGCTCAGCAGCGGCCATTGCAGCATCCGGGCTGTTGGAAATTGCGAAGCTTGTGCCAGCAGTAGAAGCTGAGCTTTATTACAATAAGGCATATCGTATTCTGCAATCTTTAACAGAGCATTATGGAACGTGGGATCAGCCTAACCATGAAGCGATTCTAATTAAGGGTACAGGGCATAAGCCTGCTAATTCGAACATTCATGTTTCACTTATTTACGGCGATTACTTTTATGTTGAGGCAATAGCTAAAATAAGTGGCTGGCAGCAATGCATATTCTAA
- a CDS encoding heparinase II/III family protein, producing MLGTIELLHGLDMGTKEGFREKLFLEARTQEYRNFRDDALNIEWVEEVRAYKNQLDKQPITALTYSTFKLFSEQGSRVEYESLYFARRLRLNAYALLVLMDERPEDVASLEDIIWAICDEYTWCVPAHLANKTGDQLRYTIDLFAAETGWALSEIVELTKSKLAPEIIERVEREVTARILEPFMELRPMHWWETATNNWASVCASSIGACAIYWIEDNQILAPVLSRVVQVLRNYLSGFGEDGACTEGLSYWKYGFGFYVAFAELLRERTSGVVDLLQSEKVKSIALFQQHSYLYENFTISFSDGSLTSSFHAGLTSRLSERIGQVQIPDMKYRSRFGEDHCHRWIHAARNIFWVKPEGNKSADSTLAPSSCYWKDAEWFVTRSQVQGHTAVFVVKSGHNDEHHNHNDVGSFILHLDGETFLVDAGAGEYTKDYFSSRRYEFAVAGSQGHSVPIICGQYQQAGREYRGEVIQAEFGEHTDRFVIELSDAYQVDSLLECRRTYQYERASGVLNCTDEYKLAEPCSDVRSRFVSFLQPVEIATGKLLLRGERHSVLVQYHALTCTHMWSVTEYIDHHHDVRTLYMLDVMPRDMKNETTEGTEFKVEVSFTPLWEHEGSRYE from the coding sequence ATGCTCGGCACGATTGAACTGCTTCATGGTTTGGACATGGGAACGAAGGAAGGCTTCAGGGAGAAGCTGTTTCTGGAGGCTCGCACGCAGGAATATCGTAATTTTCGTGATGATGCACTGAATATAGAATGGGTTGAGGAGGTTCGGGCATACAAGAACCAGCTTGATAAGCAACCGATTACCGCGCTAACGTATTCAACGTTTAAGCTGTTTTCGGAGCAAGGGTCAAGAGTGGAGTACGAGAGCTTGTATTTTGCAAGACGCTTGCGTCTGAACGCATATGCCTTGCTGGTATTAATGGATGAGCGGCCAGAGGATGTAGCCAGCCTGGAGGACATCATTTGGGCGATTTGTGATGAATATACATGGTGCGTTCCTGCGCATCTTGCGAATAAAACGGGGGACCAGCTTCGTTACACCATCGATTTGTTTGCAGCTGAGACGGGCTGGGCATTATCAGAGATTGTAGAACTCACCAAGAGCAAGCTTGCTCCAGAGATTATCGAGCGAGTGGAGAGAGAGGTTACGGCACGTATTCTGGAACCCTTTATGGAGCTTCGGCCGATGCATTGGTGGGAAACCGCGACGAATAATTGGGCTTCTGTGTGTGCAAGCTCGATCGGAGCATGTGCGATCTATTGGATTGAAGACAATCAGATTTTGGCGCCGGTGTTATCTCGTGTTGTTCAGGTGCTGCGCAATTATTTATCAGGCTTTGGAGAAGATGGAGCTTGTACCGAAGGCTTGTCTTATTGGAAATATGGCTTTGGCTTTTATGTTGCTTTTGCTGAATTGTTACGTGAGAGAACGAGTGGAGTGGTAGATCTATTACAGTCGGAGAAAGTAAAATCCATTGCGTTATTTCAGCAGCACAGCTATTTATACGAGAATTTTACGATAAGCTTTTCGGATGGCTCTTTAACCTCATCCTTCCATGCCGGCTTAACCTCGAGGCTAAGTGAGCGAATCGGGCAAGTGCAAATTCCGGATATGAAGTATCGCTCCAGGTTTGGTGAAGATCACTGTCACCGCTGGATTCATGCTGCGCGGAATATTTTCTGGGTGAAGCCAGAGGGAAACAAGTCGGCAGACTCTACGTTAGCTCCTTCCAGTTGTTACTGGAAGGATGCAGAGTGGTTTGTGACACGATCGCAGGTTCAAGGGCATACGGCGGTATTCGTAGTAAAGTCTGGACATAACGATGAGCATCATAATCATAATGATGTCGGTAGCTTCATTCTGCATTTGGATGGGGAGACCTTTCTGGTAGATGCCGGTGCAGGAGAGTATACGAAGGATTATTTTAGCTCTCGAAGATATGAATTTGCAGTTGCCGGGTCACAGGGACATTCGGTTCCGATCATTTGTGGGCAATATCAGCAGGCAGGCAGGGAATATCGCGGTGAAGTTATTCAAGCTGAGTTTGGTGAGCATACCGACCGATTTGTAATCGAACTGTCCGATGCGTATCAGGTAGATTCCTTATTAGAATGTCGGCGGACGTATCAATATGAACGTGCGAGTGGTGTGTTGAACTGTACGGATGAATATAAGCTTGCTGAACCTTGTTCGGACGTTCGCAGCAGGTTTGTAAGCTTTCTACAGCCGGTAGAAATAGCAACAGGTAAGCTTCTATTACGTGGAGAACGACATTCCGTGCTGGTTCAATATCATGCACTGACATGTACACATATGTGGAGTGTTACAGAATATATAGATCATCATCATGATGTGAGAACCCTGTACATGCTTGATGTGATGCCGCGGGATATGAAGAATGAAACCACTGAAGGTACTGAATTCAAGGTAGAGGTATCATTCACACCATTATGGGAGCATGAGGGGAGCAGATATGAGTAA
- a CDS encoding FAD-dependent oxidoreductase yields the protein MRQETIHSKVTVIGGGLAGVCAAIAAARLGQQVALVHNRPVLGGNSSSEVRVWVCGATAHGNNRYARETGIMGELFIENQYRNPEGNPYIWDLTILEAVRAEPNIQLFLNTDVRDVETNACSESTEITSVSGWMMGSERQLRFESDMFLDCTGDGLIGFLAGAQYRLGREAQHEYNESWAPLEADEITLGSTILFYTKDAGEPITYVAPSFAKDITSTSIPVKRVIKSGTSGCHYWWIEWGGELDTVHDNERIRDELWAVIYGIWDYIKNSGEFPEAANMTLEWIGSLPGKREYRRFVGDYVLNQNDIIAQREFNDRVAFGGWSIDLHPPQGVYSTESGSKHMQPDGIYHLPFRSLYSANVSNLLFAGRNISASHVAFGTTRVMATCAVIGEAAGTGAALAVQHRITPRSIAEQHVTELQQTLLRQDASLIGVRNIDEQDKARTATVTSSSSLRKLACEQQAEAHQLTTDIGLLIPVAPELQRIELLVDSASDTIIEIQGWSTGRAENYIPHQLEITGSTSIVKGDTQWVSIDLPWKPDVPQNLFIIIKENPALNIYASREPLTGVLSFSKLQRHVVSTDLEDRDIEQPLLQWNRNPFDRHPLCFRAYPDTEAYSPDHIIDGYARPYGVPHLWISEPLIAGQEAYLELSWQDQPRPVMIDQIHITLNDDVNEDLINLHHHTTPFRVIPELVKSYRLEALGSDGVWILLAHMTNNHKRKHIHTLAQSIAVTKLRITVEATNGCPSAEIIEIRVY from the coding sequence ATGAGACAAGAAACCATCCATTCAAAGGTTACCGTTATTGGCGGCGGTCTTGCCGGAGTATGTGCTGCAATCGCGGCAGCCCGACTTGGACAGCAGGTGGCCCTAGTTCATAATCGTCCCGTCCTGGGTGGTAACTCTAGTAGCGAGGTTCGCGTGTGGGTATGCGGTGCAACGGCTCATGGTAATAATCGATATGCTCGTGAAACAGGCATCATGGGTGAATTATTTATTGAAAATCAATACCGCAATCCGGAAGGCAATCCCTACATCTGGGATTTAACAATCTTAGAAGCGGTTCGGGCAGAGCCTAATATCCAACTGTTCCTAAATACTGACGTTCGTGATGTTGAGACGAATGCATGCTCAGAATCAACGGAGATCACTTCAGTAAGCGGCTGGATGATGGGCTCTGAACGACAACTGCGATTTGAAAGCGACATGTTCCTCGATTGTACGGGAGACGGACTTATCGGTTTTCTGGCAGGTGCGCAATATCGACTAGGGAGAGAAGCTCAACACGAATATAACGAGAGCTGGGCCCCCCTCGAAGCCGATGAAATTACGCTGGGCAGCACGATTTTATTCTATACTAAGGATGCTGGTGAACCCATTACCTATGTTGCACCAAGCTTCGCCAAGGATATCACCTCAACCTCGATCCCTGTGAAACGCGTCATTAAGAGCGGAACCTCGGGTTGCCACTATTGGTGGATTGAATGGGGTGGAGAATTAGACACTGTGCATGATAATGAACGTATTCGCGACGAGCTATGGGCTGTTATCTATGGAATATGGGATTATATTAAAAATTCCGGGGAATTCCCCGAAGCTGCTAACATGACCTTAGAATGGATAGGCTCTTTGCCGGGCAAACGGGAATACCGCCGTTTTGTTGGCGATTATGTGCTGAACCAGAACGATATTATCGCACAACGTGAGTTTAATGACCGTGTCGCCTTTGGTGGCTGGTCCATTGATTTACATCCACCACAAGGGGTATATTCAACCGAATCCGGCTCCAAACATATGCAACCTGACGGTATTTACCATCTTCCCTTCCGTTCACTATACTCTGCCAATGTGAGCAACTTGCTTTTTGCAGGCCGTAATATCAGTGCATCCCATGTCGCCTTTGGAACAACAAGAGTTATGGCAACATGTGCCGTCATTGGCGAAGCAGCGGGAACCGGAGCCGCACTGGCAGTGCAGCATCGGATCACACCACGAAGCATCGCCGAACAGCATGTTACAGAGCTTCAGCAAACCTTACTTCGCCAGGATGCTTCGCTGATAGGAGTACGGAATATTGATGAGCAAGATAAAGCCCGCACCGCGACGGTCACGTCATCCAGCTCATTACGCAAGCTTGCTTGCGAGCAACAAGCTGAAGCCCACCAGCTCACTACAGATATTGGATTACTGATTCCTGTAGCACCTGAGTTGCAACGTATTGAGCTGCTTGTTGATTCAGCATCAGATACAATCATCGAAATACAAGGCTGGAGCACTGGCAGAGCCGAGAACTATATCCCGCATCAGCTTGAAATCACTGGATCAACAAGCATCGTAAAGGGTGATACACAATGGGTATCGATCGACTTACCTTGGAAACCTGATGTTCCACAGAACCTGTTCATCATCATAAAAGAGAATCCTGCATTGAACATTTATGCTTCAAGGGAACCACTAACTGGAGTACTTTCATTCTCTAAGCTGCAACGTCATGTTGTATCAACAGATCTCGAGGACCGTGATATAGAGCAACCGCTACTGCAATGGAACCGTAATCCGTTCGATCGTCATCCGCTTTGTTTCCGGGCTTATCCTGATACAGAAGCCTATTCGCCAGATCATATTATTGACGGTTATGCCCGGCCTTATGGTGTTCCACATCTATGGATCTCCGAGCCGCTAATAGCTGGGCAGGAAGCTTACCTTGAACTAAGCTGGCAAGATCAGCCTCGCCCTGTCATGATCGATCAAATCCATATCACGTTAAATGATGACGTAAATGAAGATCTAATTAATCTTCATCATCACACAACACCATTTAGAGTCATTCCAGAGCTTGTGAAGAGCTATCGGCTTGAAGCTTTGGGCTCTGATGGTGTATGGATACTGTTAGCGCATATGACCAACAATCATAAACGAAAACATATTCATACCTTAGCGCAGTCGATTGCTGTAACCAAACTCCGAATTACCGTCGAGGCTACAAACGGTTGCCCCTCTGCAGAGATTATTGAGATTCGCGTCTATTAA
- a CDS encoding beta-galactosidase, which produces MIDERLPKIWYGGDYNPEQWDEATMEEDIRMFKLAGIDLATVNVFSWAKSQPDENTYQFEWLDRIMDRLSEANISVCLATSTAAHPAWMARKYPDVLRVTFDGRKKKYGSRHNSCPNSPTYRHYSHEMAKRLADRYQNHPALVAWHVSNEYNGYCYCDNCEREFRNWLQKRYGTLEKLNTVWYTSFWGHTFYDWEDIVAPSGLSEEQPGNKSYFQTISLDYRRFQSDSLLECYLIEYEELKRVTPKIQITTNLMGTYYGLDYFKWAKHLDIVSWDNYPSIDTPPSHTSMSHDLMRGLKSGQPFMLMEQTPSQQNWQAYNALKRPGVLRLWSYQAVAHGADTLLYFQLRRSIANCEKYHGAVIEHAGHEHTRVFRESAEIGRELQVLSDHILDSRLSSKVGIIYDWENRWAIDLSSGPSKLLDYVNEVHKFYDAAYQLHIQTDMIGVEEDLNAYEVVIAPVMYMVKPGFAERVEQFVQQGGIFITTYFSGIVDEQDRVQVGGYPGELRKVLGIWAEEIDALLPDQFNQVVINDTKGYLQGEYQCSILCDLIHSEGAEVVATYGSDFYAGMPSLTVNSFGKGQAWYVASSCESRLLQDLLRTVFAEKQITPVLDAPAGVEVTKRSKENQSFIFVLNHNPEPAAIPLQGEVYIDLLSRETKTGVCEIPGQGVWILSE; this is translated from the coding sequence ATGATTGATGAGAGGCTTCCGAAGATTTGGTATGGTGGGGATTATAATCCTGAGCAGTGGGACGAGGCTACGATGGAAGAGGACATCCGGATGTTTAAGCTTGCCGGCATTGATCTTGCAACCGTTAATGTCTTCTCATGGGCTAAATCGCAGCCAGATGAGAATACCTATCAGTTTGAATGGCTTGATCGTATTATGGACCGACTTTCTGAAGCTAATATTTCAGTGTGCCTGGCTACCAGTACAGCTGCACATCCTGCATGGATGGCGAGAAAATATCCGGATGTTCTGCGGGTGACGTTTGATGGACGCAAAAAGAAATATGGCAGCAGACATAACTCCTGTCCGAACAGTCCTACGTATCGCCACTATTCGCATGAAATGGCTAAAAGATTAGCAGATCGATATCAGAATCATCCTGCGCTTGTGGCTTGGCATGTATCGAATGAATATAACGGCTATTGTTATTGCGATAATTGTGAACGCGAATTCCGTAATTGGCTGCAGAAGCGTTATGGTACCTTGGAGAAGCTGAATACAGTATGGTATACCAGCTTTTGGGGTCATACCTTTTATGATTGGGAGGATATTGTTGCTCCTAGCGGATTAAGTGAAGAGCAGCCAGGCAATAAATCTTATTTCCAGACGATTTCGCTGGATTATCGCCGTTTCCAATCAGATAGTCTATTAGAATGTTATCTGATTGAATATGAGGAATTGAAACGTGTGACTCCGAAAATTCAAATAACAACGAATCTAATGGGAACCTATTACGGCTTGGATTATTTTAAATGGGCGAAGCACTTGGATATCGTGTCTTGGGATAACTATCCTTCTATTGATACTCCGCCAAGCCATACCTCGATGTCACATGATTTAATGCGCGGTTTAAAGAGTGGTCAACCATTTATGCTGATGGAGCAGACACCAAGCCAGCAGAACTGGCAGGCTTACAATGCGCTGAAACGCCCAGGTGTGCTGCGGCTTTGGAGTTATCAGGCGGTTGCACACGGTGCCGATACATTATTATACTTTCAATTGCGACGTTCGATCGCAAATTGCGAGAAGTATCATGGGGCAGTGATTGAACATGCTGGACATGAACATACGCGCGTGTTTAGAGAGAGTGCGGAGATTGGTAGAGAGCTGCAAGTATTGTCTGATCACATCCTGGATTCACGGCTATCCTCAAAAGTTGGGATTATATATGATTGGGAGAATCGCTGGGCAATTGATTTATCCAGTGGTCCGAGTAAGCTGCTAGATTACGTTAATGAGGTTCATAAGTTCTATGATGCCGCGTATCAGCTGCATATTCAGACTGACATGATTGGTGTCGAAGAAGATTTGAATGCATATGAGGTCGTAATTGCACCGGTTATGTACATGGTCAAGCCAGGCTTTGCTGAACGTGTTGAGCAATTCGTACAGCAAGGCGGTATATTCATTACAACCTACTTCAGCGGTATTGTCGATGAACAAGATAGGGTACAAGTAGGAGGATATCCAGGCGAGCTTCGTAAAGTGCTCGGAATCTGGGCTGAGGAGATAGATGCATTACTACCGGATCAGTTCAATCAAGTGGTGATTAACGATACAAAGGGGTATTTGCAAGGGGAATATCAGTGCAGCATACTCTGTGACCTCATTCATTCAGAAGGTGCGGAGGTCGTTGCAACCTATGGTTCCGATTTCTATGCCGGTATGCCATCCTTGACCGTGAACTCGTTCGGGAAGGGACAAGCCTGGTATGTCGCATCCAGCTGTGAGTCTCGATTACTACAGGACTTATTGCGAACGGTATTTGCAGAAAAGCAGATTACACCAGTGCTTGATGCACCAGCTGGTGTTGAGGTGACGAAGCGCAGCAAAGAGAATCAGAGCTTTATATTCGTGCTTAATCACAATCCAGAGCCCGCTGCGATTCCTCTGCAAGGAGAAGTGTACATTGATCTGCTAAGTCGCGAAACAAAAACTGGCGTGTGTGAGATACCTGGTCAAGGGGTTTGGATCCTCTCAGAATAA